TCCAGACATGGCAATCTCCGTCATCCCTGTTCTCACAGGTGTAAAACCTTCTCCCAGGATCAGTTCTTGTGTAAGACGTCTCTACAACCGGTTGGCCACCACAGTAGCATTCCTTCGGGAAGCCAAACTCAACCTCTGGCTGCGGAGGGTACACAACCCGCGCGGCATCAATCTCAGCTTGGTCCAGCATGATATCGAATTCTGTTTCGCTGTATCCACTGTCTGCTGAGTTCTCACCATAGTCCTCCGACTCTGAAGGCGGCGTGTAGCTATAATCCAGCCTCATTTCTTCTGTAACCTGCAAACAATAAAAAAACATAAGTTTTTAACTTTATGAAACATAACTAATGGCAACAAAATCAGGCATTAACTTAATACATAACTCAATGCAACATAATCAAATAAAGAAGCATTATATTAGACAATACCTGTTCCCATTACATAGCATCAAAGAACATAGACATCACAGAACATTATAAAATAAACTCAACGCAACACAACCACGAAAAACAAACATTGATTTTTTTTGAGAAATTAGAAC
This sequence is a window from Brassica oleracea var. oleracea cultivar TO1000 chromosome C1, BOL, whole genome shotgun sequence. Protein-coding genes within it:
- the LOC106333698 gene encoding uncharacterized protein At4g04775-like, with protein sequence MRLDYSYTPPSESEDYGENSADSGYSETEFDIMLDQAEIDAARVVYPPQPEVEFGFPKECYCGGQPVVETSYTRTDPGRRFYTCENRDDGDCHVWKWWNVAVMEEIRAMCTQCGLLSQKVDSLSFVTDYESHLNRVKELHDETEQKLENSCGELGKKKTRLGKRDEFVVGVMVFQLVIIAIVLMVK